One segment of Pseudodesulfovibrio sp. 5S69 DNA contains the following:
- the hemL gene encoding glutamate-1-semialdehyde 2,1-aminomutase: MDSKSLFAKAQTLMPGGVNSPLRACKYVQSEPVFIENAKGAHLFDVEGREYVDYVFSWGPMLLGHQDPAVNAAAHAAVDHGSSYGAPCLGEVLLAEEIQKLIPSMEMMRMVSSGTEATMSALRLARGYTGRNKFVKFIGNYHGHADAFLAAAGSAAGTVPGTPGVPEEVISHTLLAQYNDLDAVKQHFEQSGDEIACVIVEPCAGNMGLVLPKEGFLQGLRDLCTQYGAVLIFDEVITGFRLAPGGAQERYSITPDLTTLGKIIGGGFPVGCYGGKREIMEHMAPVGGVFQAGTLSGNPVAMAAGLATLKRLQECDYASLEAKTKALTDELAAILEGKGKPVYVAQAGSAFTLYFSDRPVTNMIESGQCDQATFAAYWKQMMARGIYLAPAGFECAFTSFAHSDEDFAKTLAAARAVEF; this comes from the coding sequence ATGGATTCGAAATCCCTTTTCGCCAAGGCCCAGACCCTCATGCCCGGCGGCGTCAACTCGCCGCTGCGCGCCTGCAAGTATGTTCAGTCCGAGCCGGTCTTCATCGAAAACGCCAAGGGGGCGCACCTCTTCGACGTGGAGGGCCGGGAATACGTGGACTACGTCTTCTCCTGGGGACCCATGCTCCTGGGGCACCAGGACCCGGCCGTGAACGCGGCCGCCCACGCGGCCGTGGACCACGGGTCCAGCTACGGCGCGCCCTGCCTGGGCGAGGTCCTGCTGGCCGAGGAGATCCAGAAGCTCATCCCGTCCATGGAGATGATGCGCATGGTCTCGTCCGGCACCGAGGCGACCATGTCCGCCCTGCGCCTGGCGCGCGGCTACACCGGGCGCAACAAGTTCGTGAAGTTCATCGGCAACTACCACGGCCACGCCGACGCCTTCCTGGCCGCGGCCGGGTCGGCGGCGGGCACCGTGCCCGGCACTCCGGGCGTGCCCGAGGAGGTCATCAGCCACACCCTGCTGGCCCAGTACAACGACCTGGACGCCGTGAAGCAGCATTTCGAGCAGTCCGGCGACGAGATCGCCTGCGTCATCGTCGAGCCCTGCGCGGGCAACATGGGCCTGGTCCTGCCGAAGGAAGGGTTCCTCCAGGGGCTGCGCGACCTGTGTACACAATACGGCGCGGTGCTCATCTTCGACGAGGTCATCACCGGCTTCAGGCTGGCCCCCGGCGGGGCCCAGGAACGCTACTCCATCACCCCGGACCTGACCACGCTGGGCAAGATCATCGGCGGCGGGTTCCCGGTGGGCTGTTACGGCGGCAAGCGCGAGATCATGGAGCACATGGCCCCGGTGGGCGGCGTGTTCCAGGCGGGCACCCTGTCCGGCAACCCCGTGGCCATGGCCGCCGGGCTGGCCACCCTCAAGCGCCTTCAAGAGTGCGACTACGCCTCCCTGGAGGCGAAGACCAAGGCGCTGACCGACGAGCTGGCCGCGATCCTGGAAGGCAAGGGCAAGCCGGTCTACGTGGCCCAGGCGGGCTCGGCCTTCACCCTGTATTTCTCGGACAGGCCCGTGACCAACATGATCGAGTCCGGGCAGTGCGACCAGGCGACCTTCGCGGCCTACTGGAAGCAGATGATGGCCCGGGGCATCTACCTGGCCCCGGCGGGCTTCGAGTGCGCCTTCACCTCCTTCGCCCACTCGGACGAGGACTTCGCGAAGACCCTCGCGGCCGCGCGCGCCGTGGAATTCTAG
- a CDS encoding Lrp/AsnC family transcriptional regulator: MAIQFSETEERILALAGGDLPDTEQPFKTIADAVGVDEDTVIGLIRDLKERRIIRRFGATLRHQKAGYGHNAMVAWRVPEERSEEVGALFSARPEISHCYVRRTYPEWTYNFYTMIHGERPGQTDEVVAELEKAVGIDDHCTLKSLKELKKTSMVYFK; the protein is encoded by the coding sequence ATGGCAATACAATTCAGCGAAACCGAGGAGAGGATACTCGCCCTGGCGGGCGGGGACCTGCCGGACACCGAGCAGCCGTTCAAAACCATAGCCGACGCCGTGGGCGTGGACGAGGACACGGTCATCGGGCTCATCCGCGACCTCAAGGAGCGGCGGATCATCCGCCGTTTCGGGGCCACCCTGCGCCACCAGAAGGCGGGCTACGGCCACAACGCCATGGTCGCCTGGCGGGTGCCCGAGGAGCGCAGCGAGGAAGTCGGCGCCCTCTTCTCCGCCCGGCCCGAGATATCCCACTGCTACGTCCGGCGCACCTACCCGGAGTGGACCTACAATTTCTACACCATGATCCACGGCGAGCGGCCCGGCCAGACCGACGAGGTGGTGGCCGAGCTCGAAAAGGCCGTGGGCATCGACGACCACTGCACGCTCAAGTCGCTCAAGGAACTCAAGAAGACCTCCATGGTCTATTTCAAGTAA
- a CDS encoding NAD(P)H-dependent glycerol-3-phosphate dehydrogenase, whose protein sequence is MKIAVLGAGAWGTTLADMLAKNGRETTLWAREPEVAADIRQYRENRVFLPGVTLSEALKVESDPETAFAGADYFLVVIPSQFIRPALAGFRDLLPERPVIVNASKGIELSSLAPVSRVVAEALQGKAPRYAALSGPSFAAEVSKDMPTSVSLGCEDLDLGRELQEAFSTPYFRVYYTPDFRGVELGGAVKNVIAIAAGIADGLGFGHDARAALITRGLAELSRLGEAMGGQERTFMGLSGMGDLVLTCTGDLSRNRQVGLKLGRGQTLDDIIGEMKAVAEGVKTTQSLHDLAAKLEVELPITEQVYKILYEGKDPARATTDLMSRDLKDE, encoded by the coding sequence ATGAAGATAGCCGTACTGGGCGCGGGCGCATGGGGCACCACCCTGGCCGACATGCTCGCCAAAAACGGACGGGAGACCACCCTGTGGGCGCGCGAGCCCGAGGTGGCCGCCGACATCCGCCAATATCGGGAGAACCGGGTCTTCCTGCCCGGCGTGACCCTGTCCGAAGCCCTCAAGGTCGAATCCGACCCGGAGACCGCCTTTGCCGGGGCCGACTACTTCCTGGTGGTCATCCCCAGCCAGTTCATCCGCCCGGCCCTGGCCGGATTCCGCGACCTGCTCCCGGAGCGGCCGGTGATCGTCAACGCCTCCAAAGGCATCGAGCTGTCTTCCCTGGCCCCGGTGTCCCGCGTGGTCGCCGAGGCGCTTCAGGGCAAGGCCCCCCGCTACGCGGCCCTGTCCGGCCCGTCGTTCGCGGCCGAGGTCTCCAAGGACATGCCCACCTCCGTGTCGCTCGGCTGCGAGGACCTCGATCTGGGCCGCGAGCTCCAGGAGGCCTTCTCCACCCCGTATTTCCGCGTCTACTACACCCCGGATTTCCGCGGCGTGGAGCTGGGCGGCGCGGTCAAGAACGTCATCGCCATCGCGGCGGGCATCGCCGACGGGCTGGGCTTCGGCCACGACGCCAGGGCGGCCCTGATCACGCGCGGCCTGGCCGAGCTGAGCCGGTTGGGCGAGGCCATGGGCGGCCAGGAACGGACCTTCATGGGGCTGTCCGGCATGGGCGACCTGGTCCTGACCTGCACCGGCGACCTGTCCCGCAACCGCCAGGTGGGCCTGAAGCTCGGCCGGGGCCAAACCCTGGACGATATCATCGGCGAGATGAAGGCCGTGGCCGAGGGCGTCAAGACCACCCAGTCCCTGCACGACCTGGCCGCCAAGCTCGAAGTGGAGTTGCCCATCACCGAACAGGTCTATAAGATACTCTATGAAGGCAAGGATCCGGCCCGTGCGACCACGGACCTGATGAGCCGGGATTTGAAGGATGAATAA
- a CDS encoding SDR family oxidoreductase, which produces MADGPVLVLGSTGYVGGRLVPQLLARGHRVRAAGRSVEKIRARSWGDKVEAVRADMHDPESLKQAAEGCCAAFYLVHSMTHPGRDFAEQERDAAYNMVLAAGHANLPRIIYLGGLGEDRADQPLSKHLRSRAEVGRILALGTAKVTTLRAAQIIGSGSSSFELVRYLADRLPFMITPAWVRTRTQPIAIRNVLGYLAGCLENEATAGLTLDIGGPDVMSYTELFRLYAEVADIPRRRLLPLPFVTPRLSSFWVSLITPVPMALSRALIEGLRNEVVCRDNRIRELVPQELLSCREAIRRALEKTEQQAVETCLFDVGSACMPEWASTDDPLYAGGTRFEMGYKARLQGDPDKVWEQVARIGGEQGWYFGDPLWRLRGFIDRLLAGPGMKRGRPHGDAPPRVGDALDFWRVLASDQGRRLLLLAEMRLPGEALLEFRMDARWGNAVDLSMTAKFLPRGLTGILYWYAMYPFHVILFRNIIENISDLAGTTLYEPARRVR; this is translated from the coding sequence ATGGCTGACGGTCCGGTTCTCGTACTCGGCTCCACGGGCTACGTGGGCGGGCGGCTGGTGCCGCAGTTGCTGGCGCGCGGCCACCGCGTGCGGGCCGCCGGGCGCAGCGTGGAGAAAATCCGCGCCCGCTCCTGGGGCGACAAGGTGGAGGCCGTGCGCGCGGACATGCACGACCCGGAGAGCCTGAAACAGGCGGCCGAGGGGTGCTGCGCCGCCTTCTACCTGGTCCACTCCATGACCCACCCCGGCCGCGACTTCGCGGAGCAGGAACGCGACGCGGCCTACAACATGGTCCTGGCCGCCGGGCACGCAAACCTTCCGAGGATCATCTACCTGGGCGGCCTGGGCGAGGACCGCGCGGACCAGCCCCTGTCCAAGCACCTGCGCTCGCGGGCCGAGGTCGGCCGCATCCTGGCGCTCGGCACGGCCAAGGTGACCACCCTGCGCGCGGCCCAGATCATCGGCTCGGGCTCGTCGTCCTTCGAGCTGGTCCGCTACCTGGCCGACCGGCTGCCGTTCATGATCACCCCGGCCTGGGTGCGCACCCGGACCCAGCCCATCGCCATCCGCAACGTCCTCGGATACCTTGCCGGGTGCCTGGAAAACGAGGCCACGGCCGGGCTGACCCTCGACATCGGCGGGCCGGACGTCATGTCCTACACGGAACTTTTCCGCCTCTACGCCGAGGTCGCGGACATCCCCCGGCGACGGCTGCTGCCCCTGCCCTTCGTCACCCCCCGGCTGTCCTCCTTCTGGGTATCCCTGATCACCCCGGTGCCCATGGCCCTGTCCCGCGCGCTGATCGAGGGGTTGCGCAACGAAGTGGTCTGCCGGGACAACCGCATCCGCGAACTCGTGCCCCAGGAGTTGCTCTCCTGCCGCGAGGCCATCCGCCGCGCCCTGGAAAAGACCGAACAGCAGGCCGTGGAGACCTGCCTGTTCGACGTGGGCTCGGCCTGCATGCCCGAGTGGGCCTCGACCGACGACCCGCTCTACGCGGGCGGCACCCGGTTCGAGATGGGCTACAAGGCCCGGCTCCAGGGCGACCCGGACAAGGTATGGGAACAGGTGGCCCGTATCGGCGGGGAACAGGGCTGGTATTTCGGCGACCCGCTGTGGCGGCTGCGCGGCTTCATCGACCGGCTCCTGGCCGGACCGGGCATGAAGCGGGGCCGCCCGCACGGCGACGCGCCCCCGCGCGTGGGCGACGCCCTGGACTTCTGGCGGGTGCTCGCTTCGGACCAGGGGCGGCGGCTCCTGCTCCTGGCCGAGATGCGCCTGCCCGGCGAGGCCCTCCTGGAATTCAGGATGGACGCCCGGTGGGGGAACGCGGTGGACCTGTCCATGACCGCCAAGTTCCTGCCGCGCGGGCTGACCGGCATCCTCTACTGGTACGCCATGTACCCCTTCCACGTGATCCTCTTCAGGAACATCATCGAAAACATCTCCGACCTGGCGGGCACCACCCTGTACGAGCCCGCCCGGAGGGTGCGCTAG
- the cbiD gene encoding cobalt-precorrin-5B (C(1))-methyltransferase CbiD codes for MTKPLRTGRTTGSCASAAAMAGVRLLLTGERSETVDVPLPPGGTLTVPVERIEPLNGGVRVTVVKDGGDDPDVTHGHDIQAVVRLEPGETAPPIVSLDGGRGVGRVTLPGLPVAVGEPAINPEPRKQIEAAVRRAAEGFAGRIEVTIEVPEGEAIAKATMNPRLGIVGGISILGTQGIVKPYSHDSWKATIEEGLSVARAQGLDRAVFTTGRRSERFYLESRPGTPETALIQAADFFAFSMRAAARHGFREVVWAVFFGKLVKQAQGLEYTHARTHPVDFGLLAARCLEAGVDPARVPAVRAANTAVQALASLEGDPARDNVLKLLVQKAAGHAERYAGRTCSVSYAVFDFDGRALGD; via the coding sequence GTGACCAAGCCGCTGAGAACGGGCCGGACCACCGGCTCCTGCGCCTCGGCCGCGGCCATGGCCGGGGTGCGCTTGCTGCTCACGGGCGAGCGTTCGGAGACCGTGGATGTCCCCCTGCCGCCGGGCGGCACGCTGACCGTGCCCGTCGAGCGCATTGAGCCCCTAAACGGCGGGGTGCGCGTGACCGTGGTCAAGGACGGTGGCGACGACCCGGACGTGACCCACGGCCACGACATCCAGGCCGTGGTCCGTCTGGAACCCGGCGAAACCGCCCCGCCCATAGTCAGCCTCGACGGCGGCCGGGGCGTGGGCCGCGTCACCCTGCCCGGCCTGCCCGTGGCCGTGGGCGAGCCCGCCATCAACCCGGAACCGCGCAAGCAGATCGAGGCGGCGGTCCGCCGGGCCGCCGAGGGATTTGCGGGGCGCATCGAGGTGACCATCGAGGTCCCCGAGGGCGAAGCCATCGCCAAGGCGACCATGAATCCGCGCCTGGGCATTGTCGGCGGCATCTCCATCCTCGGCACCCAGGGCATCGTCAAGCCGTACTCCCACGACTCCTGGAAGGCGACCATCGAGGAGGGGCTGAGCGTGGCCCGCGCCCAGGGGCTCGACCGCGCGGTCTTCACCACGGGGCGGCGCAGCGAGCGGTTCTACCTGGAGAGCCGCCCCGGCACCCCGGAGACCGCCCTGATCCAGGCCGCCGACTTCTTCGCCTTCTCCATGCGGGCCGCCGCCCGGCACGGATTCCGCGAGGTCGTCTGGGCCGTGTTCTTCGGCAAGCTGGTCAAGCAGGCCCAGGGGCTGGAATACACCCACGCCCGGACCCACCCCGTGGATTTCGGCCTGCTGGCCGCGCGCTGCCTGGAGGCCGGGGTCGATCCGGCGCGCGTCCCGGCGGTGCGCGCGGCCAACACCGCGGTCCAGGCGCTGGCCTCGCTGGAGGGCGATCCGGCCCGTGACAACGTGCTCAAGTTGCTGGTACAGAAAGCCGCAGGGCATGCCGAAAGGTATGCAGGCAGGACTTGTTCGGTTTCCTATGCGGTGTTCGACTTCGACGGCCGCGCCCTTGGAGACTAG
- a CDS encoding glycosyltransferase family 2 protein, whose translation MPVLSVVIPSHDYGRFSDRLFGSLAAQTAGLHDVEIIFVDDASGDDSVDRAEKWAERLDCERFVLERLERVGRPGPVRNHGLALARGRYLFSMDPDDALLPDFMARCIRALDDNPGVSGVYPDYFECTPGERRETRLPDFNQGLLRMQNILPPPTVYRREVWDAGARYPANTDYEDWDYWVQCVAAGARFLHIPAPLYEYHFHGDNFSYQAREHDGPAKAAIVLNNPGFFHPVVVQWAEDLGRGRLYAQPFTRGHIPSPDDVRELLKTIEGKVLTVSGL comes from the coding sequence ATGCCGGTTCTTTCCGTCGTGATCCCGAGCCATGACTATGGCCGGTTCAGCGACAGGCTCTTCGGTTCCCTCGCGGCGCAGACCGCAGGGCTACATGACGTGGAAATCATTTTCGTGGACGACGCGAGCGGCGACGACTCCGTGGACCGGGCCGAGAAATGGGCGGAGCGGCTCGACTGCGAGCGGTTCGTCCTGGAGCGGCTGGAGCGCGTGGGCAGGCCCGGCCCGGTGCGCAACCACGGCCTGGCCCTGGCCAGGGGACGCTACCTGTTCAGTATGGACCCGGACGACGCCCTGCTGCCGGACTTCATGGCCCGGTGCATCCGGGCCCTGGACGACAACCCCGGCGTCTCCGGGGTCTATCCGGACTACTTCGAGTGCACCCCCGGGGAGCGGCGCGAGACGCGGCTGCCCGACTTCAACCAGGGGCTGCTGCGCATGCAGAACATCCTGCCGCCGCCGACCGTGTACCGCCGCGAGGTGTGGGACGCGGGCGCGCGCTACCCGGCCAACACCGACTACGAGGACTGGGATTACTGGGTGCAGTGCGTGGCCGCCGGAGCGCGGTTCCTGCACATCCCGGCCCCCCTCTACGAGTACCACTTCCACGGGGACAACTTCTCCTACCAGGCGAGGGAGCACGACGGCCCGGCCAAGGCGGCCATCGTCCTGAACAACCCCGGATTCTTCCATCCCGTGGTCGTGCAGTGGGCCGAGGATCTCGGACGCGGCCGCCTCTACGCCCAGCCCTTCACCCGAGGCCACATCCCCAGCCCCGACGACGTTCGTGAACTGCTCAAGACCATCGAGGGCAAGGTCCTGACCGTCTCGGGGCTCTAG
- the fsa gene encoding fructose-6-phosphate aldolase — protein sequence MQFFLDTANLDQIREVGELGLLDGVTTNPTLMSREGGDWRKQAALICEMVDGPVSLEVIGTSHEEMIKEAKDLVSFGTNVVVKIPMIPEGLKALRELTERGIKTNVTLVFSPTQALLAAKLGATYVSPFVGRLDGLSQSGMEGVDQMRTLFDNYAFGTKILVASVRHPLHVLEAGLIGADVITLPYSTITQLMHHPLTDQGLAKFLADWEAFQKGE from the coding sequence ATGCAATTCTTTCTCGATACCGCCAACCTGGACCAGATCCGCGAAGTGGGTGAACTCGGCCTGCTCGACGGCGTGACCACCAACCCGACGCTCATGTCCCGCGAGGGCGGCGACTGGCGCAAGCAGGCCGCGCTCATCTGCGAGATGGTGGACGGCCCGGTCTCCCTGGAGGTCATCGGCACCAGCCACGAGGAGATGATCAAGGAGGCCAAGGACCTGGTCTCCTTCGGCACCAACGTGGTGGTCAAGATCCCGATGATCCCTGAGGGGCTCAAGGCCCTCCGCGAGTTGACCGAACGGGGCATCAAGACCAACGTGACCCTGGTCTTCTCGCCCACCCAGGCCCTGCTGGCGGCCAAGCTCGGGGCCACCTACGTCTCGCCCTTCGTGGGCAGGCTGGACGGCCTGAGCCAGTCCGGCATGGAGGGCGTGGACCAGATGCGGACCCTGTTCGACAACTACGCCTTCGGCACCAAGATCCTGGTCGCCTCGGTGCGCCACCCCCTGCACGTGCTTGAGGCCGGGCTGATCGGCGCGGACGTCATCACCCTGCCGTACTCCACGATCACCCAGCTCATGCACCACCCCCTGACCGACCAGGGCCTGGCGAAATTCCTGGCCGACTGGGAGGCCTTCCAGAAAGGCGAATAG
- the cbiE gene encoding precorrin-6y C5,15-methyltransferase (decarboxylating) subunit CbiE, translating into MTKMEPVRIIGLPPGSLVPSGSAAAALAEADLVVGGKRLLAACPDTLIPESAHRLAIAGPLKPIIEAVRKNARKGRKVVVLADGDPLFFGIGKRLGDELGRENLVVEPSLSTIQLAAARLALPWQDMDFVSLHGRDDFSPLYAALVRADLIAVFTDAVNSPAEVARALLERGADCFSMTVLENLGAPDERIRPLALWETWGMEFSPLNLVVLERQYPPEISLSLGIPDHFYLHQKNLITKLPVRAAGLAHLGVAPDSTVWDLGAGCGSVAIEASHLARRGRVFAVERNKTRAAMIRENIRRTGAWLVDVVLGDMPGALDGLPEPDRIFIGGGLGGESNQDTALLESACRQLAPRGRVVVHCILLDSLHAAKDHFQSLGWHFGVTQLQASATDSLAGDLRFKAQNPVFVLWAEKP; encoded by the coding sequence ATGACCAAGATGGAACCCGTTCGCATCATCGGGCTGCCGCCCGGCTCCCTCGTCCCTTCCGGCTCTGCGGCCGCGGCCCTGGCCGAGGCCGACCTCGTGGTCGGCGGCAAGCGCCTGCTCGCGGCCTGCCCGGACACGCTGATCCCGGAGAGCGCCCACCGGCTGGCCATCGCCGGGCCGCTCAAGCCGATCATCGAGGCCGTGCGCAAGAACGCCCGCAAGGGGCGGAAGGTGGTGGTCCTGGCCGACGGCGATCCGCTCTTCTTCGGCATCGGCAAACGGCTGGGCGACGAACTGGGCCGGGAGAACCTGGTCGTGGAGCCGAGCCTGTCGACCATCCAACTGGCCGCGGCCCGGCTGGCCCTGCCGTGGCAGGACATGGACTTCGTCTCCCTGCACGGGCGCGACGACTTTTCCCCGCTCTACGCGGCCCTGGTCCGCGCGGACCTGATCGCGGTCTTCACCGACGCCGTGAACTCGCCCGCCGAGGTGGCCCGCGCACTGCTCGAACGCGGCGCGGACTGCTTTTCCATGACCGTGCTCGAAAACCTGGGCGCGCCGGACGAGCGGATCCGCCCCCTGGCCCTGTGGGAGACCTGGGGCATGGAGTTTTCACCGCTCAACCTGGTGGTTCTGGAGCGCCAGTATCCGCCGGAGATCAGTCTGTCCCTGGGCATCCCGGACCATTTCTACCTGCACCAGAAGAACTTGATCACCAAGCTGCCCGTGCGCGCGGCCGGACTGGCCCACCTGGGCGTGGCCCCGGACTCCACGGTCTGGGACCTGGGCGCGGGCTGCGGGTCCGTGGCCATCGAGGCCTCGCACCTGGCGCGCCGGGGACGGGTCTTCGCGGTGGAGCGCAACAAGACCCGGGCGGCCATGATCCGCGAGAACATCCGGCGCACCGGAGCGTGGCTGGTGGACGTGGTCCTCGGCGACATGCCGGGGGCCCTGGACGGACTGCCCGAACCGGACCGCATCTTCATCGGCGGCGGGCTGGGCGGGGAATCCAACCAGGACACCGCCCTGCTCGAAAGCGCCTGCCGCCAGCTTGCGCCGCGCGGCCGGGTGGTGGTCCACTGCATCCTCCTCGACTCCCTGCACGCGGCCAAGGACCACTTCCAGTCCCTGGGCTGGCACTTCGGCGTGACCCAACTCCAGGCCTCGGCCACGGATTCCCTGGCCGGAGACCTGCGCTTCAAGGCGCAGAACCCGGTCTTCGTGCTCTGGGCCGAAAAGCCCTAG
- a CDS encoding substrate-binding periplasmic protein — MSRISVFILACLSLTLPLLGSVPVRAAGPVVLVTDEYPPYVLTKGARPGLLTEIVQAAFAEAGLETKVLYRPWRRSAMMVREGDAFAAYPYARTEKRAGYAWFSESIWVCRNVFFYLKGRFDEFDYTSLDALRGYIIAGTSGHYYEEIFKEKGLTVDYAPGEASGVRRLWELRAAFFAEDELVGWTLINRIFPSRADLFGSTPTPWNLNPQHLMVSKNYPGARELLARFNAGLAAIRRDGTYDRLVMKYCPQVRMLLMDSGGVAR, encoded by the coding sequence ATGTCCAGAATCTCCGTCTTCATTCTCGCCTGCCTGAGCCTGACCCTCCCCCTCCTCGGATCCGTCCCGGTCCGGGCCGCGGGCCCGGTCGTTCTCGTGACCGACGAGTACCCGCCCTATGTCCTGACCAAGGGGGCGCGGCCCGGCCTGCTGACCGAGATCGTCCAGGCCGCCTTTGCCGAGGCCGGGCTGGAGACCAAGGTCCTGTACCGCCCCTGGCGGCGTAGCGCGATGATGGTCCGGGAGGGCGACGCCTTCGCGGCCTACCCCTACGCCCGCACGGAAAAGCGCGCGGGCTACGCCTGGTTCAGCGAATCCATCTGGGTCTGCCGCAACGTCTTCTTCTACCTCAAGGGGCGGTTCGACGAATTCGACTACACCTCCCTGGACGCCTTGCGCGGCTACATCATCGCCGGGACCTCGGGCCATTACTACGAGGAAATCTTCAAGGAAAAGGGGCTGACCGTGGACTACGCGCCGGGCGAGGCCTCGGGGGTGCGCCGGCTGTGGGAGCTGCGCGCCGCCTTCTTCGCCGAGGACGAACTGGTCGGCTGGACCCTGATCAACCGGATCTTCCCCAGCCGGGCCGATCTCTTCGGCTCCACGCCCACTCCCTGGAATCTCAACCCGCAGCACCTCATGGTATCCAAGAACTACCCCGGCGCGCGGGAGCTCCTGGCCCGCTTCAACGCGGGGCTCGCGGCCATCCGCAGGGACGGGACCTACGACCGGCTGGTGATGAAGTATTGCCCCCAGGTCCGCATGCTTCTGATGGACTCGGGCGGGGTGGCCCGCTAG
- a CDS encoding MFS transporter: MPEARTPPSLRRTPSRPVRALVSWALYDWANSGFAALVQTFVFAAYFARAVAENETLGTAWWGNMMGVAGLVIGLGGPLLGAVADRAGRRKPWLAAFTGLCIAATGLLWFVRPDPAWTWPALLLAGAGTLGSEYAMIFYNAMLPDLADKARIGRWSGWGWGLGYAGGLVLLLIALYGLVQPPGWFGVPRTDALNVRAVMPLTALWYLLFCLPLFLFTPDAPSARIPLGRAVAEGAAQLRRSLRDLRGHRPIALFLLARMFYNDGLTTMFAFGGIYAAGAFGMTPSEVIVFGIGLNVTAGLGAASFAWLDDRLGPRLTILLSLVGLTVPGAAILLVKSKTLFWIFGLAIGIFVGPVQASSRSWLAHAAPEAVRTEMFGLMALSGKLTSFLGPFLVGWLTLATGSQRLGMSAVVGLFVLGLAGMLFVPAANRNQE; encoded by the coding sequence ATGCCCGAAGCCCGCACCCCGCCCAGCCTGCGCCGCACCCCGTCGCGCCCGGTCCGCGCCCTGGTTTCCTGGGCCCTGTACGACTGGGCCAACTCCGGGTTCGCGGCCCTGGTCCAGACCTTCGTGTTCGCCGCCTATTTCGCCCGGGCCGTGGCCGAGAACGAGACCCTGGGCACGGCCTGGTGGGGCAACATGATGGGCGTGGCCGGGCTGGTCATCGGTCTGGGCGGGCCCCTGCTCGGGGCCGTGGCCGACCGCGCCGGACGGCGCAAGCCCTGGCTGGCGGCCTTCACCGGCCTGTGCATCGCGGCCACCGGGCTGCTCTGGTTCGTCCGGCCGGACCCGGCCTGGACCTGGCCCGCCCTGCTCCTGGCCGGGGCCGGTACCCTGGGCAGCGAATACGCCATGATCTTTTATAACGCCATGCTCCCGGATCTGGCCGACAAGGCGCGCATCGGCCGCTGGTCGGGCTGGGGCTGGGGGCTGGGCTACGCGGGCGGGCTGGTCCTGCTGCTCATCGCGCTCTACGGCCTGGTCCAGCCGCCGGGCTGGTTCGGGGTGCCGCGCACGGACGCCCTGAACGTGCGCGCGGTCATGCCCCTGACCGCCCTGTGGTATCTGCTCTTCTGCCTGCCGCTCTTCCTGTTCACCCCGGACGCGCCGAGCGCGCGCATCCCGCTTGGACGCGCGGTGGCCGAGGGCGCGGCCCAGTTGCGCCGCTCGCTCAGAGACCTGCGCGGCCACCGGCCCATCGCCCTGTTCCTGCTGGCACGCATGTTCTACAACGACGGCCTGACCACCATGTTCGCCTTCGGCGGCATTTACGCGGCCGGGGCCTTCGGCATGACCCCGAGCGAGGTCATCGTCTTCGGCATCGGCCTGAACGTGACCGCCGGGCTCGGCGCGGCCTCCTTCGCCTGGCTGGACGACCGGCTGGGGCCCCGCCTGACCATTCTCCTGTCCCTGGTCGGGCTGACCGTGCCGGGCGCGGCCATCCTGTTGGTGAAAAGCAAGACCCTGTTCTGGATTTTCGGGCTGGCAATCGGTATATTCGTAGGACCGGTCCAGGCCTCGAGCCGGTCCTGGCTGGCCCACGCCGCCCCGGAGGCGGTGCGCACCGAGATGTTCGGGCTCATGGCCCTGTCCGGCAAGCTGACCTCGTTCCTCGGGCCGTTTCTGGTGGGCTGGCTGACCCTGGCCACCGGCAGCCAGCGGCTGGGCATGTCCGCCGTGGTCGGCCTCTTCGTCCTCGGCCTGGCCGGCATGCTCTTCGTGCCCGCCGCAAACCGCAATCAGGAGTAA